In the Streptomyces spororaveus genome, CCCTGCTCCCGGGGCTCCTCCCGGGCCTGGGCCTGGGCGCGGAGGACGCCGAGTAGAGGAAAGGGGCGGGGCTGCCGAAGCAGCCCCGCCCCTTTCCCTTCCGGTCCCGCTCAGAAGAACACGGACCGCCGCTGCACCAGCAGCTTGTAGAGCGTGTGCTGGATCTGCTCCCGCACCTGGTCCGTCAGGTTGAACATCAGCATCGGGTCCTCGGCCGCCTCCGCGGCGTACCCGTCCGTCGGGATCGGCTCCCCGAACTGGATGGTCCACTTCGTCGGCAACGGCACCGCCCCCAGCGGCCCCAGCCACGGGAACGTCGGCGTGATCGGGAAGTACGGGACCCCCAGCAGCCGCGCCAGCGTCTTCGCGTTGCCGACCATGGGGTAGATCTCCTCCGCCCCCACGATCGAGCACGGCACGATCGGCGTCCCCGCCCGCAGCGCGGTCGACACGAACCCGCCCCGGCCGAACCGCTGCAGCTTGTACCGGTCCCCGAACGGCTTCCCTATCCCCTTGAAGCCCTCCGGCATCACACCGACCAGCTCACCGGCCTCCAGCAGCCGCTGCGCGTCCTCCGCGCACGCCAGGGTGTGTCCCGCCTTGCGGGCCAGCTCGTTGACCACCGGCAGCTGGAACACCAGGTCCGCCGCCAGCAGCCGCAGGTGCCGCTCCGCCGGGTGGTGGTCGTGCACGGCGACCTGGAGCATCAGCCCGTCGAGCGGCAGCGTCCCCGAGTGGTTCGCGACGATCAGCGCGCCGCCCTCCGCCGGGATGTTCTCGATGCCCTTGACCTCGACCCGGAAGTACTTGTCGTACAGCGGCCGCATCAGGGACATCAGGACCTGGTCCGTCAGTTCCTTGTCGTAGCCGAAGTCGTCGACCTCGTAGTCCCCGGTGATCCGCCGCCGCAGGAACGCCAGCCCGCCGGCGACCCGCCGGTCCCAGCTGTCGCCGGGCACCGCCGCCGGAGCGGGCTCGGCAGCGGGGGGCTGCTCCGCCACCGGCTCGGCGGCGGGCACCGCCCGCACACGGCGGGGGATCCGCCGCCGCGGCCGGTCCTCGCCGAACGGAATGACCTTGGCGTCCGCCACTATCGCTTCGCTCCTTCTACCGCGTAGGCGTCGTCCTTGAGCCCGTCCAGCCCGTCGGGCCCGTCTGCGTCCAGCATGGCCGCCAGCCGGTCCACGGCCCGCCCGACCCGCTCGGGCGGCAGCAGGCCGCTCCCCCGGCTCCGGGCGAAGTCCGCGAAGGTCTCGGCGGTCGTGTACAGCGGCTCGAAGCCGAGCACCTCGCGCATCTGCGTGGTCTCGACGACCCGGCCGTGGGTGAGCAGCCTTATCTGCTCCGGCGAGAAGTCACTGGCCCCGACCGCCCGCAGCGCGGCACCCACCCAGTTCAACGCGGGCAGCAGCAGCGGCAGCGTGGGCCGCCCGAGCCGTCGCGAGCACTGCGACAGCAGCAGGACGCCGTCGCCCGCGATGTTGAACGTCCCGCTGTTCAGGGTCCCGCGCCGGGGCTCCCGGGCCGCCAGCCCCAGTACTTCGAGGACGTCGTCCTCGTGCACGAACTGCAGCCGCGGGTCGTAGCCGAGTACGGTCGGCATCACCGGGATCGAGAAGTACTCGGCGAGCGCCGAGTCCGCGAAGGGGCCCAGGATGTTCGCGAAGCGCAGGACGCACACCGCGACGTCCGGCCGTCTTCGCGCGAAGCCCCGTACGTAGCCCTCGACCTCGGCGGCGTCCTTGGCGAAGCCGCCCGCCGGCAGGGATTTGGGCTCCGTGGTCTCGGTGAAGACGGCCGGGTCCCGGGGAGTGCCCCCGTAGACGCTGGTGCTCGACTTCACCACGAGCCGCCGTACCGTCGGCGACTTCTGGCAGGCACCGAGGAGCTGCATGGTGCCGATGACGTTCGTTTCCTTGACGGTGCTGTGCGCACCGCCCGTTCCCGCACTGCCTCCGGTGACCGCGAGATGGACCACCGTGTCCACGGCGTGCTCGG is a window encoding:
- a CDS encoding NAD-dependent epimerase/dehydratase family protein, with amino-acid sequence MGKVVLVTGAARQLGGRFVRRIQRDPDVERVIAVDAVTPPHRLGSAEFVRTDIRQSAIARVLAEHAVDTVVHLAVTGGSAGTGGAHSTVKETNVIGTMQLLGACQKSPTVRRLVVKSSTSVYGGTPRDPAVFTETTEPKSLPAGGFAKDAAEVEGYVRGFARRRPDVAVCVLRFANILGPFADSALAEYFSIPVMPTVLGYDPRLQFVHEDDVLEVLGLAAREPRRGTLNSGTFNIAGDGVLLLSQCSRRLGRPTLPLLLPALNWVGAALRAVGASDFSPEQIRLLTHGRVVETTQMREVLGFEPLYTTAETFADFARSRGSGLLPPERVGRAVDRLAAMLDADGPDGLDGLKDDAYAVEGAKR
- a CDS encoding lysophospholipid acyltransferase family protein; this encodes MADAKVIPFGEDRPRRRIPRRVRAVPAAEPVAEQPPAAEPAPAAVPGDSWDRRVAGGLAFLRRRITGDYEVDDFGYDKELTDQVLMSLMRPLYDKYFRVEVKGIENIPAEGGALIVANHSGTLPLDGLMLQVAVHDHHPAERHLRLLAADLVFQLPVVNELARKAGHTLACAEDAQRLLEAGELVGVMPEGFKGIGKPFGDRYKLQRFGRGGFVSTALRAGTPIVPCSIVGAEEIYPMVGNAKTLARLLGVPYFPITPTFPWLGPLGAVPLPTKWTIQFGEPIPTDGYAAEAAEDPMLMFNLTDQVREQIQHTLYKLLVQRRSVFF